TCAACGGCACTTTTCTATTCGCCCATGACCCTGGCCAGCCCGGCTTCGAGGTGACGCTCGAGCCCGATGGGAGTGCCTGGTCGACCGCGGCCGGTCCCGGCACGAAGACGCGCGGACGCTGGCGCCTCGTGGACGGCGTTGCACGAATTGAATGGGCCGACGGGTGGCGCAACGAGCTGCTGCGCTCCAGCCACGGCTGGACGCAGATGACCTGGGCGCCGGGCACGGCGGACTCCACTCCTCCGGTGAAAACCACAACCGCCTCCAAACTCCGCTGAGCGCCGCCCCCGGAGGCTATCGCGCGTTCAGGTCGTCGTCCTTCCAGTATTTGGTGCCGGTGAGATCCGCCGCCCCCATCAGGCCCTTCTCGGTGATCTGGAATACCGCGAGGCCGTTCTTAAAGGTGGCGCCAAGATTGGCGCCTACATCGGCAGCCACCAGAGAACCGCCACCGCCGGCATCCCAACCGTCGTTCACGAACTGCTGGAATCGGGCGCGGGTCTAGAAGAGAAACACCACCTGGTACCACTGCGCCCCCATCCCAACGTTGATGCCGCCGGTGGCCATCTGCATGTAGGTCCGCGTCCCCGCGGCCCTCTCGACCGCAACGCCCGCGCCGAACGCGGTCCCGATCATGAAGGACGTCTTGCGACTATCGAACACCGCGTAGCCGAAACTGTCCTCGTAGAGTCGCTTCACCTTCAGCTTGTCGACGATCCGCAAGCCGAATTGATCGACAACCGGGTGATCCGTCGGAAACGATTTCTTACCGGTGAGCTTGTAGCGGAGGTACTCGCTCGAGGCCGCGACGCCTCCGACCGGAAGCGGACCGATTGGGACATTGGGCCGCATCGACACATCGCGCACTTCGCCGAGGAGCTTTCCTGCCGGGACGCAGGGCTCGATACTCTTCTTCGCGATCTTGCCGTCGAAGGAGCCGAACTGCGACGTCTCGACCTGAAGCTGGGCCCTGATCCGGGCGGAATCTCGAATGCCGAAGCACATCAGATGGTCGGCAGCGCCCGAGTTCCGGGAACAGGTCCCGGAAGCACAAAACGGCGCGCCCAAATCGATGCAATCGGCGTGGGAGGCACAGGACGGATTCGTCGCCCCGCAGCTTCCTCATCGTCGGGGCGACCTGGGCCGTAAGTGTCCCGGTCAGTGAGCCGACCTTTTCGGTGGCGGCCCCGAGCGGGGTCGCGATGGAGAATTGGCGCGTTATGATGCCCGGCGTGAGCTCTTCTACGACGCCCAAATCTTCGCTCTTCGATCCCGTGCTGATGCCGCATCTCATCATCAGCGGCCTCGAACGGTATGACGATCGCCCCTGCCTCCACCTCGGCGAGACGACAGCCACCTACGCGGAGGTTCGCGCTCGCGCGAGCCAGTATGCGCAGGCCCTCCAGTCCAAAGGGCTCGGGGTCGGATCCCGCGTCGCGGTGATCTCCGCGAACCGGCCGGAAGTGCTCTACAACATCGCCGCGATGCAGGTGACCGGTTGCTGCGGCACGGCGTTGCACCCGATGGGCTCGCTCGACGATCACGCCTATGTTCTCGAGGACGCGGAAGTCGAAACTCTCATCTTCGATCCGCGACTCTTTGCGGAACGGGCGGCCGAGTTGGCCGAGCGGGTGCCGCGACTGAAGAACCTACTCGCGTTCGGCCCCTCCCAAGTCGGGGAAGACTACGCGGCCCTCGCGGACAGCTTCACGCCGAAGCGACTCGTCGCACCGAACGTCGGCGCCGAGGACGTCGGCTCGATCGCGTTTACCGGTGGGACGACGGGCAGACCGAAGGGCGTGCTCGCGACGTACCGCGGCGCCGCCGCGATGACGATGGCGCAAATGGCCGAGTGGGAGTGGCCCGAAGACTGCCGGGTGTTGATCCCGACGCCCCTCTCGCACGCCGGAGCCGCGCTCTTCGTGCCGACGCTGCAACGCGGCGGTGCTCTCTACGTGATGGAAGGCTTCACACCGGACGAGTTCTTCGACACGATCGAGGAGCACAAGATCACGGCGACTTTCCTCGTACCCGTGATGATTTACTATCTGCTCGATTCCCCACGCGCCGCGACCGCGGACATGTCGAGCATGCAGACGATCTTCTACGGCGCCTCGCCGATGAGCCCCACCCGCCTGAAGGAGGGACTCGAGAAGTGGGGCCACGTATTCTTCCAGATCTACGGCCAGGCCGAAGCGCCGATGGTCCTCAGCCACATGAAGAAGGCCGACCACGACCCCTCCAAGCCGAATCGACTAGCCTCTTGCGGTCGGCCGTCGCCCTGGGTGACGCTCGCCCTACTCGACAACGACAACGAGCACGTCGCGGAGGGCGAAGCCGGTGAGATCTGCGTGCGTGGGCCGCTCGTCATGAAGGGCTACCACGGGATGCCCGAAGCCACGGCCGAAGCGTTCGCAGGCGACTGGCTCCACACCGGAGACGTCGGCCGACTCGACGAAGACGGCTTCCTTCACATCGTCGACCGCAAGAAAGACATGATCGTGAGCGGCGGCTTCAACGTCTTCCCCAAGGAAGTGGAGGACGTGATATCGGCGCACCCCGATGTCGCGCAGGTCGCGGTCATCGGCGTACCCGACGAGCGCTGGGGCGAGTCCGTCAAGGCGGTCGTCGTCGTACGACCCGGAGCCGAAGGTTCCGAAGAGCTCGCGGGCGCGCTTATCGCCGCGGTGAAAGACGCGAAAGGCTCCGTGCAGGCGCCGAAGTCCGTCGACTTCCGCGACTCGATTCCGCTCTCCGCGGTCGGCAAGCCCGACAAGAAGGCGCTGCGAGGCATCTACTGGGGCGACCAGGCGCGCGGCGTGAACTAGTACACCGTAAGCGACATGGCATGTCGCTTACGATGCACTAGACCCCGTGTCTCGCGTTGAGGTCGACCGCGCCGAGATACTCGGCGATCGCGCGGTCGGACCACGAGCCATCCCCGTTCCACCCTTCGTAGAACCCGCAGCGGCCGCCGTGCCTGCGACATTGATGTTCTCCTTCGCGGTCAGAGGGAACGCCGCACAGTGGCCCCCAGGTCGTCGCCGGAGGCGATCGGCAGTTTCGGCCGGTGGCTCAGATCGGCGAGATCGGCCGGACGCGGGGCGGGCTGCGGTCCGCTCGGCGGCGCGGGCACGAGTCGAACGTCTCGATCAACAGGCGCCGCGTGTCCCGCGGATCGATGACGTCATCGATGCCGAAGCCGCCGGCCGCACCCAAGGCGTCGGTCTGACTGCGAATGCGATCGACCATCGCCTGACGCGCCACCTCGGGATCTTCCGCGGCCGCGTACTCCTTCTTGTACGCGACGTCGACTGCACCTTCGATCGACATCGCGCAGATCTCGGCCGTCGGCCACGCAAACGCGGCGTCCGCATCGAACGCTCGACCGCCGCCCATCGCGTAATACCCACCGCCGTATCCTTTGCGAAGAACGACCGAGACGCGAGGCACGGTTGCGATTCCCATCTCGAAGAACAACCGACCACTTCGACGACCGAGGCCGGTGTCTTCTGCCGCGGAACCGATCGACATGCCAGGAATGTCGATCAGCGACACCAACGGCAATCCGAACGCGTCGCAGAGCCCGACGAAGTGCGCGGCCTTCTCGCAAGCCGCCGCATCGAGGACGCCGGCCTTATGAAAGGGCTGATTCGCGAGGATGCCGACCGGTCGTCCACCCAGCCGCGCGAAGCAGGTGAGGATGTTCTTCGCGAAGCCGGGCTTCAACTCGAAGACACTTTCCGCATCCGTGAGGATCGAGACGACCTTCCGCATGTCGTAGACCTTGCGGCCGTTCGCCGGAACGATGTCGAAGAGCCGGTCGTCGCGACGGTCCGCGGGGTCGTCGCACGCAAGGATCGGTAACGGGTCGCCGGCGTTCTTCGGCAAGTAGGAGAGAAACTTTCGGATCGCCGCGAAGCACTCTTCCTCGGTGTCGACGGCGAGATCGGCGATGCCCCGTTGGTCCGCTTGCCGTGCGGCGCCACCGAGGTCCTCCTTCGAGATCTCCTCACCAATCCCGGCCTTCACCAACGCCGGGCCGGCGATGCCCATCGTGGACTTCCCGCGGATCATCACGACGAAGTCGGCCAACGCCGCGTACGCCGTCGGACCGGCGAAGCCCTGCCCCATCACGGCGACGACGTTCGGAACCCAACCCGAGAGTCGGCTCAGGTCATGAAAAACCGGGGACGCCGCGGCGAAATGCGCAGCGTTCATACCGTCCTGGATGCGATGGCCACCGCCCTCGAGGAGCATGACCATCGGCAGACCGCGATCGGTGGCGCGCGCGATGAGCCGCCCCATCTTCCGGTCGGCCACCGCGCCGATGCTGCCTCCGTAGACGGTGAAGTCTTGCGCGAGCACACACGCCTCGCGCCCATCCAGCATACCCGTGCCTGCAATGGCCCCGTCCGCCGGTGCGATGAGATCGCGATTGAGCTCGTTGCTGCGATCGGGTTGGACGAGGGCACCGACCTCGCGAAAAGTACCCTCATCGACAAGGGCGCCCAGCCGCTCGCGCGCGGTCGCCAACTCCTGCGTGCGCCGTTTCGCGACGGCCTCGGGGCGCGCGTCATCCATCAACGCCGCTCTCGTGTCTTCGACCTTCTGCCGCAGGTCCTGAGGCGACGGCCCCGGGGCGCTTCGTTCCTTGTTCAATCTCTACCTACCGATCCGCTCGCGCTTGACAGCAATTCCGGCGGCCTCCCGGTCCCACGTATCGGAAGTGACGCCCGCAGCCTTTAATATGTGCTTCTGCACCTTCTGCGTTGGCGTCTTCGGGAGTTCATCGACGATGCGGATGAACCGCGGCAGCATGAAGTGAGCCATGCGCGGCTCCAGGAAGTGAAACAACTCCGTCGGCTCGAGAGTCTTTCCCTCGACGGCCGCGACGACGACCATTACTTCATCCTCACCGAGATCGCTCGGCACGGGAACGGCCGCCGCTTCCCGCACGGACTCGAAGGCGGTGACTTCGTTCTCCACTTCGAAGGACGAGATGTTCTCGCCGCGGCGACGAATCGCATCCTTGATTCGGTCGACGAAGTAGAAATAGCCGTCTTCGTCGTACTTAAAACCGTCCCCCGTATGGAACCAGCCGTTGCGCCACGCCCGCGCCGTGGCTTCCGGGTTCTTGTAGTAGCCGTGGTTCATCCCCCACGGGCGCTCGGTGCGCAGAATCAGTTCACCCGCCTCGCCCGGCGAGACCTCGCAGTCGTTCTGGTCGACCACCCGTGCTTCCACACCCGCTCGGACCTTGCCACACGTTCCGCTCTTCGGCGGGAACGGATCCGAAACCATCGGCGAAGAGATCTCGGTCATGTTGAACGTCGTCCGCATCTCGATGCCGTAGCGACGCCCCACTGCCATCGCGTCCTCGTTCCATGGGACGCAGACGGCCTTCTTCAGTGGATGATCTTTCTCGCCGCTGCTCGGCGGCAGTTTCAAGAGGAACGGGATCATGGCGGCGAGAAGACAGGCCGAGGTCAGCTCGTTGTCCCGCACAGTCTGCCAGAACTCGTCCGTCTTGAAGTAGGCGTCGAGGAAGCACGAGCCCCCGCAGGCGACCGTCATGATGAAGTAGATCGTCCCGCCGGCATGAAACAGCGGCAGGTTGATTAGCGAGCGGTCGTTCGCGTCGACATACCCGTGGGCCTCGGGACCCATCGCGTAACCCTGCAGGTAGGAGGAGAGAACTGCCTTGGACGGCCCCGTCGTTCCCGACGTGAAGATGATGTACTGCGTGTCCCACGGCTCGACGACACAGGGCATCTCGCTCAGACCAACCTCCGGCAGAAGCGTGGCTCCTGGATGAACGGCCAGACCGGGCAGCGATGCTTCGCCGTGCGTGACGATCACTTCGCGCAAGGAGCCGCAATCGATCTCTTCCAGCCGGGGCGCGAGATCCGCGTGGCAGATCATCAGCGTCGCGTCCGAGAGTTGGACGACGTGCTGCAGCAGGTTGGCGCGGTAGGCCGTGTTGAGAGGGACGTAGACGGCGCCGAGATAGTTCAAACCGAACCAGGTGAGGACGGCCTCCCTATTGTTGGGCTGCCACGACAAAACGTGGTCGCCCGGTTGGACGCCTCGGTCCTGAAGCCCCTTCGCCGCACGACGCGTGAGCTCGAGCGTCTCGCGCCAGGTCCACTTCTCACCTCCGCAGAAGAGGATCGCGACATCGTCGGGCTTATCCCGTGCCCAGCGCTCGAGTTGATACGGAAGGACGCAGATCTCTCGTTCGGGTACTCGTGGATCGAAGACCATCGGTGGACAATGAAGGATTCGCCGGGGACCCGCCAGGGCGGATCGTCCCCCACGTGCAGTTCCCGGCTCTTGTGTCCTCCGCCGATGCGTGCGGCTTACGGCTTACAAACCATCTTCCCGGTCGTGTGCACCCGGCAGTTCGTGTTCTCCGCGGTGATGTTCACGTTTTCCTTCATCGTGTAGAAACGAAGCGGCGCCTGGACCGGTCCCGTGAAGCCCTTGTTCTTGAGGCGGATCTTGAAGAGGTAGTCGTCGGGGTTCCGGCTTGAGGGTCCAGATCGTTCCCTTCTTCACGAAGGCCGGCACTTCGATCAGGTCGCATACGTCGCCCTCACCGTCGCCGTCGTAATCTTCCTGACCCGGGTTCGGCGTGAGCGGGCAGTTGTCGTCGGCGTCGGGGATACCATCCAGATCGGTGTCGACGATCGGCGTCTGCGACGTCACCATGACGGTCGCGAGGTGGCCGAGCGTGCTCAAGTCGTCCGTGCTGGTGCCGTATAAGAACCCGGCGTAGTGGATCGGCCCGCCGCCATCGTTCGCGTCGAGGCGCCCCAGGAGAAGGCCCGCGCCGGCCTGAACGGCTATCGGCTCGTCGCGCCGGACGGTGATGCGGCCGCGCATCACGTGATCGACGCTGATCTGGTACCCCTCGTTCAGGGGATCATCGACCGGAACTCCATCTCGTACCCGACGTTGTGCCGGTAGATCAGAGCGAAGTTGGGCGCCCCCGGCTGGACGACCCGCATGTCCTGGAAAAACGCGAAATGGTTCGAGAACTCCGTGACGGCGCCTGCCGTGACCGGGGCCATGGTGGCAAGGACGGCCGAGCTTTACTGCCGAAGGATCCCGTTGCCCGTGTTCTGAGTGACATCGGGATCGCTGAAGTTCGTGACCGACACATTCGTGACCGACAGGGCGACCGAGAGAGACGGAACGGCCAGCACGGCGAGCACCAGAGCGGAGCGGACTGCGGCTCGAGTGGTCATATCGGATTCCCCCTCGGCCGCGTTCGCCGTACGTCATGGATCAGGAGTATCGCAAGTCCGATTCCAGTACCCCCACAGAAGGAAAATCTAATAAAATCAGAGCCCTAGGGCACCCGAGGAGCTATCCCGACGGTCACCGCCGGGTGACCGTCCGAAACGCCGTGCAACAAGCTGTTGCGCCGCACGGGGCCCCGAGGAGGTTAGAACTGGTAGGTCAGCTCGGCCCCCCAGAGCCGAGGAGCCGCGTAGGTCCTCTGGAGGGTTCCGATCGAACCGGCGAGATTGAAGGCCGAATTGAAGTAGGTCTCGTCCGTCAGATTCCGGCCCCAGAGAGCGACCTGCGCCCGGTCGTCCAGGAAGTCGTAGCTCAGCCGCGCGTTCAGCAGGCTGTACCCTGGCTGCGTGGCCTGCTCGAGTTCCGGGCCGACGAACATGTCCCGATCCCGGTAGGCCCACTCGACGCGGGGGGTGAGGAAGCCCGAGAGCCAGCCCTCCACCTCGACCGGAATCGAGTACTGAGCAGCCACGAACGAGTTGTACTCGGGCGAGTTGGGAAGCCGCTCGCCCGAGCGATCCAGGGGCTCCGACCCCCCGAGCGAGTTCGTGGAGTTCGGGAAGGAATCGTACTTCGCATCGAGGAAGCCGAAGTTCGCGGTGATCATCAGGCCGTCGATCGGAATCGCCCGGAGCTCCGCCTCGACGCCCCGGATCCTCGCCTTCGCCGCGTTGAGGGTGAGGGCGCGAACCTCGAGTTCCCCCTCGTCGCCGATCTCCGATTCGAGCTGCGTCCTCTGAATGCCGTCGTACTTGCTTTCGAACACCGCCAGATTCAACGTGACGCGCTGATCGAACCCGATGATCTTGGCACCGATCTCGAAGTTATCGAGCGTCTCCGGCTCGAACGGGAGCAGTCCGAGATCGGCATCACCACCCAGAACCGCATTCAAGCCGCCCCCTTTGAAGCCGCGCGAGTACGTGAAGTAGCCCATCAGGTGATCGAGCTGCGCCGGCGCGAGCCACTCCTCGGGAGCGAAGAGCGCGAGACTCGCCATCGGCGTCCAAGCCGTGAAGATCTTGTCCCCCGTCACGTTGACGAAAACCTGATCCTCTTCGGGAAGGTTCACGTTCCGATTGATTTGCTGACTACCCTTCTTGTCTTCGGTGTACCGGATCCCGCCCGTGACGCTGAGCCAGTCGAGCGGGCTCACCGTGCCTTGAGCGAACAGGGCCCAGTTCCAGTTGTCCGAGATCACCCGGGTGACGTTGTTCTGATTGACGAGGGGAACCTGCACACCGTTGCGGCGATCCGACTTCTCCCAGAAGAGGAAGGCGCCGGTCACGAAGCTGATCTTCTCCTCCCACGCGGACGCCGCGAGCTGCAGCTCTTGCTGAACCTGCTGCGCCGTCCCGGCCCGCCCGTCGATCGGGTCCGCGCCGCCAATGTTCGCGATCTGGATTACCGGGAGCGCCGTTCCGTCTACGTCCCCCGCCGTCGGACTCTTCTGCTGACGCCAACTCGTGATCGACTTCGCCGTGATCTCCTGCAGCGGGCCAAGATCCCCGACGTCGTACGCAATCGTTCCCCAGGCACCCCAAGACGACGTCGCTGCGATCTGGTCGACGTTCGTCGAAATCACACGCGGGCTCGTCTGGCGACAACGGTTGTAGTAGTCCTCGCTGCCCAGCCCTCCCGGCTGGATGAAGACACACTCGCCGCTCGCGCTGTGAGTTTGATCCTTGAACCAGCTGCCGCTCACGTCGATCGTGAGATCACTCGTCGGCACGAAACGCAGTGCGCCGATGAACGAGAGGCCGTTCTCCTCACCCCAGAACTCGTCGAAGTTCTTGTTGTACACGTAGCCGTCGCGATTACGTGAGGCGAAGGTGAACCGCGAGAACAACATCCCATCGATGACCGGAACGTCGAGACTCATGCGCGTGCGGATCTGCCCCATGTTTCCGGGGCGCACCGAAAACAGCGCCTTCAACTCGTCGCCGGGCTTCACCGTCGTGACACTCACGGCGCCGCCCACAGTGTTCTTTCCGAACAAGGTCCCCTGCGGACCGCGCAAGACTTCGACCGACTGGATGTCGACCACGTCGAAGATCGAGCCCTGCGCGCGCGGCAAGTACACGCCGTCGATGTAGAGACCCACTCCCGGATCGAACGACACGCCGACGCCGGAGCTACCGACACCACGAATGACGATCTGGGCGACCTGCGCGGATCCGCCACTCTGGATCGTGAGGTTAGGGACGAGCTGCTGGATCTGGTCGATCCGCGTGACGTTGGAGTTCTGCAACGACGCCATGCTGAGGGCCGTCACGGCAATCGGAGTGTCTTCGAGGAACTCTTCGCGACGCCGCGCCGTAACCGTGATCTCCTCGATCTTCGAGATCGCCTGAAGCGCGCGTCCTTCCTCACGAGCGCCGCTATCGATCTCGCCCAACGCGGTCTCCTCGACCGGAGGCGGCGTGGCCGGCAGCGATCCTTCCACTGCGGCGGGCTGCGCCCCCGCGCGGCCCCCAAGAACCAGGACGAGCGTGAAGGCGAAAGCTCTCAGAGCGCTGTGGAAACGATTCACGAGTCAGATTAATGGCTGATCCCTTGCTGGAATGTAAGCGACAGGAAGCCGCGACGCGGCCGACGCTGAAAAACTCACGCCCGTGGCCTGCGCAACTTCGACCGGCGCTCGATGATCATCACGACGGGCCGCGGTACGATTCTCGATGCCCCACACCTGCCGCTCACCGCGCCAACCGGCGTCACGGTCCAACTCCACGATGTCGCGTCGGGGAATTGCTGGGGCGGCTACTTCCCTGAGACGGCGATCGAACGAAACCAGTCCGGAGGTCTTCCGAGCCACCCCAAGGGGGCCGGGTGCAGTCGTTCCAGCGCTGCGATAGGCTCGGCGGATGAAGGAGGCCGCCCGGATCAACGAAGCCCCGCTCCGTGTCGTCAATGGCAGCCTGCGTGTCTCGGATGAGCGCTAGTCGCTCGGCGCGTTGGGTCGGCGGTTCGCTCGTTTTCCTGTTCGTGCTGGCGCGAGCGCTGATGCTGTTCGAGCCGGCTCTTCTCATCCTGACGCCGGACGTCAAGGAGCACGTATCGATCGCCAACGCCTTCACGCTCGGACAGGGCTTCGTCAACCCGATCCAGTGGTACTTCGCGCTCCCGGGCCCACCGCCGATCCCAGCTGCGGCCACGCGGGCACCCGTGGTGCCCTTGTTGTTGACCGGCGCGTTCAGCACCGGGGCCAACCTTGCGCAGGCGATGTATGCGCACATCGTCTTGGCAGGGTTCGTGGCCATAGGGATGTTCCTGGTCACGTGTCGGTTCACGCGGCCACCGTTGGCCGCGGCGGCAGTCCTCCTGATCGTGACCACCTCGTCCTGGACCGTCGTAACCAATACCGCACTCACGGAGATCACCGGACTCGCAGTCTCCATGCTCGTGATCGCGACGGCCGCTGGCGTCGGTCGCTCGTGGTCCGGCGCGATCCTCTGCGCCGTGGTCACCGTTCTGGCCTGGCTCACACGACCGAATCTTGCACCGCTCGGGTTGGCGGTTGCGGTCGCCGTCGCCTGGGATGTCCGCCGGCCGTCGGCGTTCATTCGTTCCCCCGTACCCGTCTACCTGGTCACGGTGATCAGCTCGATGAGCCTCGTATCCTGGCTGATCACGGCCGGCACGGGACTCCCCCCCTACGACGGCTATCGACATGCGTTCGAACACTTCCCCGAGGCCCGAGCCTTCCGCTACGGGCTCGAGTACGTCGGGGCAGCGACCTTCATCGAGGCCCATTTCGACAAAATCGTTGCGGCCTGCCTCGCGAATGCACGCTCGTTGTCGGCAACGCTCTTCGAATCCGGTCAGTTCCAGTTCGCCGGATGGTGGCTTCTCGCGGGAACGATCTCCGTCCTGAGTGCGCCGTCTCGCTCGACCGTAGAGCAACGAATCCTCGTGCTCGGCGGGCTCGGCTTCAGCACAATGATCGTGCTTTCGTATCCGACGTTCGACCGACTCCGCTACCCGCTGTTCCCGGCGACGTTCGGAATTCTTGCTGGGGCGGGAGCCCTCGAGCAAGCGATCACCTGGTGCGAGAAGCGCCTCCCCGCGTTTCAGCCAGACATGCTGAACCATGGAGCTTGGGCCTGTGTTCTTGCGCCCTCCGTCTGGGTTCTGTTGACCCTCCCGTCGCTGCCGCCCACCATCGTTAGCCCGAACAAATCGCGATCGGTGGACTGCTCGCTGTTCGAACCCGGCACGCTAATCATGAGCGACGAGCCATGGCGCGTCCATTGGATGTGCGGAAACCCGGCGGTGCGGGTGCCGAGTAATTTCCCTTCTGAGGAAGTCCGGCTGCGCTTCCTGGCCGACTACGCACCTCGCTACTTCATTACCTACAGGAAAGTGCTCACGAGCCGTGCGAAAGAAGACCCGGAGCTCCGATTCCTCGGACCGTTCGGCATCGGTTTCGCGTTCGAGTTCACGAACGCCCCCCTCGCGAAGAAGCCAGGGCTCATCGTACGGCCGCCAAGGTGCCGCCTCACCCCATCGGCGCCGGGCTGCGAAGACCCGCCGCCCGCAGAGCCTTGAAACCCGATCCGAGCTAGCTCGAAAAGTGGAAGGACGCATTCCATCCGAACAGCATTGAATTCGTCTCGACCCGCCAGCGGGACTCGAGGACTCCGACCTCCTGATCAGCCTGCGCAATCTCGACCGGATCGCTCTCATCGACAGCAAGCGCGGGAAGGTGCTGTGGAGTTGGGGAGGGCAGCCTGTTCTGGACAGGCAACGTCCTGATCACCGAGAGCGCCAAGGGTCGTGTGTTCGAAGTCACGCCCGCCTGCCGGATGACACCGTAGGTCGGGTTGGCTAGGCTCCTCCGGTGTCCCGACCCGCCCTCAACCCGACGACCCGCACCGTCCGGTTCGTCGGTGCGGTACTGGTATTCGCCGTCGCGGTGACTGTCTCGACGATCGCGCTCGACCCCGCGCGGATCCTGCTCAGCCCCGACGTGATCGAGCACGTCTCAATCGCCAACGCCCTGTCGCTCGGACATGGCTTCGTGAACCCGGTCCAGTGGTACTACTCGCTGCCGGGGCCGCCTCCACTTCCTGCGGCGGCATCGCGCGCCCCTGTGCTCCCCCTGCTCCTCGCCGGGGCGTTCAGCGCCGGAGCCGACCTTCGCGAAACGGTGTACGCGCATATTCTCTTCTCGGCTCTGGTCGCCGTCGGGATGTTTCTGCTCACATGTCGCTTTGCGAGACCCGTTCTGGCCGCCGCGGCTACGATCCTCGTGGTGACGTCTCCGATCTGGGCGATGGTGAGCACCAGCCTGCTCTCGGAAGTCACAGGGCTCGCAGCCTGTCTTCTGATCGTCGCGACGGCGGCCGGCGCCGGCCGCGCTCGAAGCGGCGCGATCGTCTGTGCGCTCGCGACGGTGCTCGCGTGGCTCACCCGTCCGAACCTCGCGCCCATTGCCTTGGCCGTCGCCGTGGCAATCGCCTGGGACGTCCGGCGACCCAGGGCGCTGCTTCGGTCTCCGGTCGCGCTCTACGTTCTCGCGGTCGTCGCCGGAACGGCCGTCGTGTCCTGGTTCTCGACGATCATGACCGGCCTTCCGCCGTATGACGGATACCGTCACGTCTTCGAACACTTCCCGGAGGCGCGCGCCTACCGCTACGGGACCGAGTACGTCGGCACCTTCACCTTCATCCAAGCGCACTTCGACAAGGTCGTGGAGGCCTGTCTCTCCCACGCCAGCCAGCTGTCGTCGGAATTCTTCACGTCGAGCCGGTATCGCTTCGCCGGCTGGTGGCTCCTCGCCGGCGTTCTCTGCGTTGCGCGCTCGCCGTCGCGCGCCACGGTCGAGGAGCGCGTCCTCGCTTTGTCTGGACTCGGCTTCAGCCTGATGATCGTGCTCACGTATCCGGCCTTCGACCACCTGCGATACCCGCTGTTTCCGGCCATCTTCGGAATTCTGGTTGGAATCGGCGCGGTCGAAAGAACACTGCAATGGGTGGAAGCGCGGCGGCCCACGTTCCGCTGGGCGAATTTCGAGCGCCCCTTATGGGCCGGCCTGATCGTACTCTCCGCGGGACTCACATGGACGATCGCCGCGGGATCGCGAAGCATCGCCGCCGCGCCCGAAACGATGAGCCTGGATTGCTCGGTCCTCGCCCCCGGTGAGCTCGTCATGACCGACGAGCCGTGGAGCGTTCACTGGATGTGTGGCAACCCGGTGATCCGCGTTCCGGCCGAC
The nucleotide sequence above comes from Candidatus Binatia bacterium. Encoded proteins:
- a CDS encoding sulfatase-like hydrolase/transferase, coding for MSRPALNPTTRTVRFVGAVLVFAVAVTVSTIALDPARILLSPDVIEHVSIANALSLGHGFVNPVQWYYSLPGPPPLPAAASRAPVLPLLLAGAFSAGADLRETVYAHILFSALVAVGMFLLTCRFARPVLAAAATILVVTSPIWAMVSTSLLSEVTGLAACLLIVATAAGAGRARSGAIVCALATVLAWLTRPNLAPIALAVAVAIAWDVRRPRALLRSPVALYVLAVVAGTAVVSWFSTIMTGLPPYDGYRHVFEHFPEARAYRYGTEYVGTFTFIQAHFDKVVEACLSHASQLSSEFFTSSRYRFAGWWLLAGVLCVARSPSRATVEERVLALSGLGFSLMIVLTYPAFDHLRYPLFPAIFGILVGIGAVERTLQWVEARRPTFRWANFERPLWAGLIVLSAGLTWTIAAGSRSIAAAPETMSLDCSVLAPGELVMTDEPWSVHWMCGNPVIRVPADLMLDGIRDQFLGDFDPQYFIAYRKLWGQRAMRDPEMRLIPTAGPEKVFEIARESPPATRGPIIHPPACRLDPSPAPCTDLAAAPPATSPNVVLVVIDALRRDHLGMFGDTRPTSPNLDALAREGVLFTNLSSVSAQTAPAVSSLFTGRYPSESGVQLYARDLSFGNGRKRPVLDDSLTVLAESMPDAGYATAAVVSNP
- a CDS encoding TonB-dependent receptor, with the translated sequence MNRFHSALRAFAFTLVLVLGGRAGAQPAAVEGSLPATPPPVEETALGEIDSGAREEGRALQAISKIEEITVTARRREEFLEDTPIAVTALSMASLQNSNVTRIDQIQQLVPNLTIQSGGSAQVAQIVIRGVGSSGVGVSFDPGVGLYIDGVYLPRAQGSIFDVVDIQSVEVLRGPQGTLFGKNTVGGAVSVTTVKPGDELKALFSVRPGNMGQIRTRMSLDVPVIDGMLFSRFTFASRNRDGYVYNKNFDEFWGEENGLSFIGALRFVPTSDLTIDVSGSWFKDQTHSASGECVFIQPGGLGSEDYYNRCRQTSPRVISTNVDQIAATSSWGAWGTIAYDVGDLGPLQEITAKSITSWRQQKSPTAGDVDGTALPVIQIANIGGADPIDGRAGTAQQVQQELQLAASAWEEKISFVTGAFLFWEKSDRRNGVQVPLVNQNNVTRVISDNWNWALFAQGTVSPLDWLSVTGGIRYTEDKKGSQQINRNVNLPEEDQVFVNVTGDKIFTAWTPMASLALFAPEEWLAPAQLDHLMGYFTYSRGFKGGGLNAVLGGDADLGLLPFEPETLDNFEIGAKIIGFDQRVTLNLAVFESKYDGIQRTQLESEIGDEGELEVRALTLNAAKARIRGVEAELRAIPIDGLMITANFGFLDAKYDSFPNSTNSLGGSEPLDRSGERLPNSPEYNSFVAAQYSIPVEVEGWLSGFLTPRVEWAYRDRDMFVGPELEQATQPGYSLLNARLSYDFLDDRAQVALWGRNLTDETYFNSAFNLAGSIGTLQRTYAAPRLWGAELTYQF